Proteins encoded within one genomic window of Formosa agariphila KMM 3901:
- a CDS encoding OsmC family protein: MTSKVTYLGDLRTENLHLQSGNTYVTDAPVDNNGKGEAFSPTDTVATGFANCMMTMMGIKANGLGVDMKGSTAEVTKIMSADPRRISKIEVVFSFPFSTDDKTRKILEHTAKTCPVHYSLHPDIEKVITFNWRSV, from the coding sequence ATGACTTCTAAAGTAACTTATCTTGGCGATTTACGTACCGAAAATTTACATTTACAATCTGGAAATACATATGTAACAGATGCACCTGTAGATAACAATGGTAAAGGAGAAGCGTTTTCTCCTACCGATACGGTGGCAACAGGTTTTGCTAATTGTATGATGACCATGATGGGTATTAAAGCCAATGGTTTAGGTGTCGATATGAAAGGGAGTACAGCAGAAGTGACTAAAATAATGTCTGCAGATCCTAGACGAATTTCTAAAATTGAAGTTGTGTTTAGTTTTCCTTTCAGCACAGATGATAAAACACGGAAAATTTTAGAACATACTGCAAAAACTTGTCCTGTGCATTATAGTTTGCATCCGGATATTGAAAAAGTAATTACGTTTAACTGGAGGTCGGTTTAA
- a CDS encoding DUF3820 family protein has translation MEQLNGDVLIELAYTKMPYGKYKDRFLIDLPEFYVVWYNNKGFPKGKLGDQLRMVYELKLNGLEDLIRNIKQKYPNPKTR, from the coding sequence ATGGAACAACTTAATGGAGATGTTTTAATTGAGTTGGCTTACACCAAAATGCCCTATGGTAAATATAAAGATCGATTTCTTATCGATTTACCCGAGTTCTATGTGGTTTGGTATAATAATAAAGGTTTTCCAAAAGGTAAGCTAGGCGATCAATTGCGTATGGTTTACGAACTAAAATTGAATGGCCTTGAAGATCTTATTCGTAATATAAAACAAAAGTATCCAAACCCTAAAACGCGTTAA